The window CTACCTCGCAGGCTTGCTCGCCGAGCGAATCGAGTATGACCTGCGCCGTCAGACCTTCAACCATTTGCAAGACCTCTCACTGGCGTACTACGTACGCCAGTCCGTGGGACGGCTCATTGCCCGCGTGACGTCAGATTCCCGCAAAGTGGCTGACCTGGTGACGTGGGGCTTCGTTGATACCGTTTGGGCGATTCTCAACATCATCACAGCCACCATTTACATGCTCATCATCAATTGGAAACTGGCGCTGATCGTGTTCGCAATGGTGCCTGTGCTGGTGTATGTCGCCATTGAATTCCGTCAGCGCATTCTGGCGGAGTTCCGCCGGGCGCGGCGGATGAATGCGAAAATTACCGGCGCGTACAACGAAACGATCACCGGTGTGCATGTCGTCAAGGCGCTCAATCGTGAAGAGAAGAACCTGGATGAGTTTCAGGTGCTCACTCGCGGCATGTACGAAGCCTCGTACCGCGCGGCGTGGCTTTCGGCGCTGTTTCTCCCCGCGGTGCAGTTTGTGGCAGCGTTGGTGCTGGCCGTCATCGTGTGGTATGGCGGCTTGCAGGCGTTGCATGGTTCGCTGACGGTGGGTGGCATTCAGGCTTTCGTCTCTTACGTGACCATGATGCTCTGGCCGGTGCAGGATTTAGCGCGCGTGTTTTCCGAATTGCAGCGCGCCATCGCCGGTGGGGAACGCATTTTCACCCTGCTGGATACCGAGCCGCAGGTGCAAGACCGCCCCGGCGCGGTACCTGCGGAAACCCTACTGGGGAAAATCGAGTTCGACCATGTTGCCTTCTGGTACGAGCCGCGCAAGCCGGTGATCCGCGATTTTTCGCTCACCGTCGACCCCGGTGAAACCATCGCCATTGTGGGGCCGACGGGCGGCGGCAAGACCACCCTGGTCAACCTGCTCTGCCGCTTTTACGAGCCACGGGAAGGCACCATCCGCATCAACGGGCGCGACTATCGCGACTACACGTTGGAAAGCCTGCATCGCCGCATTGGCATGGTGTTGCAAACGCCGCACCTCTTCAGCGGCACCATCCGTGAGAACATCCGCTATGGCCGGTTGGAAGCCACCGATGAAGAGGTGGAAGAAGCCGCGCGCATCGCCGGCGCGCACGATTTCATCACGCGGCTGGAGAAGGGCTACGATACGGAAGTCGGGGAGGGCGGCATTTTGCTTTCCACCGGGCAAAAGCAACTCATCAGCCTGGCGCGGGCGGTGCTGGCCCAGCCCGAAATTTTCGTGATGGACGAGGCCACCTCCAGCGTGGACACCCTCACCGAGGCGCTCATTCAGCGCGGCATGGAAGCCCTGCTGGAAGGCCGGACCAGTTTCATCATTGCCCACCGGCTGAGCACCATCCGACGCGCTGACCGCATCATCGTGCTGAAGGCGGGGCGCATTGTGGAAATGGGCACCCACGCCGAGTTGCTGCGCTTGCAGGGACATTATTACCGTATGTACACGCAGCAGTTCAAAGCCGAGCGCGCTCGCGCCTATGGCGACCTGGGCGTTTTGGCGGCAGAGTTGTAGCCTCCGGCTACGACCCGACACGCAGCCGCCTTCCAGAGCCTGGTTTTTCTGGGCCTGGAAGGCGGCCTTCGCATAGCCATAATATCCCAAGAAAAAGGCGATAGCAAGCGCACGCGTTCCTCGCAAAAGCCAAGCAGAACGCTCAGGATACGGAAAACGACCCTGTTGCCCGCGTCGTCAATCGCGACGATGCAGCATTCGACGCGCCTGAGGTTGGGGAGCCATCTCCTCGTTGGTTACGAAGCGTGCCCCTGCCGGGGCAGCGCGCCTTGTATGTGCGTGGTGGTGGCGTTTTGGGGTTAGAACTTACGCGACCATTCCTTCAGCCAGCGTTCGATAACTACTTTGG is drawn from Chloroflexota bacterium and contains these coding sequences:
- a CDS encoding ABC transporter ATP-binding protein, which codes for MPDTSFEEEEYTSQITMPVVRRILGLLRPYWPQTLAFLVAIGLTSWMDSYFTYINKGIIDQGIVRHDIHALYRLAVRYGIVQVAQAAMVFTFIYLAGLLAERIEYDLRRQTFNHLQDLSLAYYVRQSVGRLIARVTSDSRKVADLVTWGFVDTVWAILNIITATIYMLIINWKLALIVFAMVPVLVYVAIEFRQRILAEFRRARRMNAKITGAYNETITGVHVVKALNREEKNLDEFQVLTRGMYEASYRAAWLSALFLPAVQFVAALVLAVIVWYGGLQALHGSLTVGGIQAFVSYVTMMLWPVQDLARVFSELQRAIAGGERIFTLLDTEPQVQDRPGAVPAETLLGKIEFDHVAFWYEPRKPVIRDFSLTVDPGETIAIVGPTGGGKTTLVNLLCRFYEPREGTIRINGRDYRDYTLESLHRRIGMVLQTPHLFSGTIRENIRYGRLEATDEEVEEAARIAGAHDFITRLEKGYDTEVGEGGILLSTGQKQLISLARAVLAQPEIFVMDEATSSVDTLTEALIQRGMEALLEGRTSFIIAHRLSTIRRADRIIVLKAGRIVEMGTHAELLRLQGHYYRMYTQQFKAERARAYGDLGVLAAEL